From the genome of Chromatiales bacterium, one region includes:
- a CDS encoding flavin reductase family protein — SSRQVILLLGCLLDGEAYDIMTISWTMVMDFTPRFAITTGEWNYSYRALENTRECVIAIPTVDMLDTVVGIGTCSGEDTDKFARFGLTPVPAREVGAPLIGECIANIACKVVDIVERHNIVVLDAVAAWVDHARKERRTLHAVGDGTFIADGRRYDRRKMMASKLPPGV, encoded by the coding sequence TCAAGCAGGCAAGTGATTCTACTTTTGGGTTGTCTACTTGACGGGGAAGCTTACGACATCATGACCATCTCCTGGACGATGGTGATGGACTTCACCCCGCGCTTCGCCATCACCACCGGGGAATGGAATTACTCGTACCGGGCGCTGGAGAACACCCGCGAGTGCGTGATCGCGATCCCCACTGTGGACATGCTGGATACGGTGGTGGGTATTGGCACCTGCTCGGGGGAGGACACCGACAAGTTCGCGCGCTTCGGGCTGACGCCGGTGCCGGCCAGGGAGGTTGGCGCACCGCTCATCGGGGAGTGCATCGCCAACATCGCGTGCAAGGTGGTCGATATCGTCGAACGGCACAACATCGTGGTGCTGGATGCCGTGGCCGCCTGGGTCGATCACGCGCGCAAGGAGCGGCGCACCCTGCATGCGGTGGGCGACGGGACCTTCATCGCCGATGGCCGCAGGTATGACCGCCGTAAGATGATGGCGTCGAAGCTGCCGCCCGGGGTCTAG
- a CDS encoding HigA family addiction module antidote protein, with protein MVMHNPPHPGEFIREVYLEPFGLSARQLAQRLGISASTLTRVLKGSSGISPEMALRLSRALGRSPESWLEMQDRYDLWIARQHVRLDDIEPIEFDAA; from the coding sequence ATGGTCATGCACAACCCGCCGCATCCCGGCGAATTCATCCGCGAGGTCTATCTCGAACCGTTCGGCCTGAGCGCGCGCCAGCTTGCGCAGCGGCTCGGCATCTCCGCCTCCACGCTCACGCGCGTGCTCAAGGGCAGCAGTGGCATCAGTCCGGAAATGGCCCTGCGCCTGTCCAGGGCGCTGGGCCGCTCGCCCGAGAGCTGGCTGGAAATGCAGGACCGCTACGACCTGTGGATAGCACGCCAGCACGTGCGCCTCGACGACATCGAGCCCATCGAATTCGACGCGGCATAA
- a CDS encoding PH domain-containing protein produces MSDLYAAHPVMFKNNPLGFIVSLILVPVGIGILILLVWHLKNKSTRLTVTESEILFEKGLLSKDRSEVSVGSVRTIRVKQSFFDRIFGVGRVEIFTAGDSPEIVANGLPDPNRVRELIKLRQNREA; encoded by the coding sequence ATGAGTGATCTGTATGCCGCCCATCCGGTGATGTTCAAGAACAACCCGCTCGGTTTTATCGTCTCGCTGATCCTGGTGCCGGTGGGCATCGGCATCCTGATCCTGCTGGTGTGGCACCTGAAGAACAAGTCGACCAGGCTGACGGTGACGGAGTCCGAGATCCTGTTCGAGAAGGGCCTGCTGAGCAAGGATCGCTCGGAGGTGAGCGTGGGCAGTGTGCGCACGATACGCGTGAAGCAGTCGTTCTTCGACCGCATCTTCGGCGTGGGCCGGGTGGAGATCTTCACGGCCGGCGACAGCCCGGAGATCGTGGCCAACGGCCTGCCGGACCCGAACCGGGTGCGGGAGCTGATCAAGCTGCGGCAGAACCGCGAGGCCTGA
- the sugE gene encoding quaternary ammonium compound efflux SMR transporter SugE, whose product MNWTLLFLAGLFEVGWAIGLKYTEGFTRLWPSVWTVLAMIASFWLLALAMKQLPVGTAYAVWVGVGAVGTVILGIVLFNEPLNTGRMISIGLIVAGIVGLKLASHG is encoded by the coding sequence ATGAACTGGACACTGCTCTTCCTCGCCGGCCTGTTCGAGGTCGGCTGGGCCATCGGCCTGAAATACACCGAGGGCTTCACGCGGCTGTGGCCGTCGGTGTGGACGGTGCTGGCGATGATAGCGAGCTTCTGGCTGCTGGCCCTGGCCATGAAGCAGCTGCCGGTGGGGACGGCCTATGCCGTCTGGGTGGGCGTGGGTGCGGTGGGCACCGTGATTCTCGGTATCGTGCTGTTCAACGAGCCGTTGAATACCGGGCGGATGATCAGCATCGGGCTGATCGTGGCGGGCATCGTCGGCCTGAAGCTCGCGAGCCATGGATGA
- a CDS encoding alkylphosphonate utilization protein: MSELPRCPRCGSEYTYEDGAMYVCPECGHEWSRDAAGEASEDVRVVRDANGNALADGDTVTVIKDLKVKGSSLVVKVGTKVKNIRLVEGDHDIDCRIDGIGAMQLKSAFVRKA, encoded by the coding sequence GTGAGTGAGCTACCCAGGTGTCCACGATGTGGATCGGAATATACCTATGAAGATGGGGCCATGTACGTGTGTCCGGAATGCGGGCACGAGTGGTCTCGTGATGCGGCGGGTGAGGCGAGCGAGGACGTACGCGTGGTGCGTGATGCGAACGGCAACGCGCTGGCAGATGGCGATACCGTCACGGTGATCAAGGACCTGAAGGTGAAGGGCTCCTCGCTGGTGGTGAAGGTCGGGACCAAGGTGAAGAACATCCGCCTGGTCGAGGGCGACCACGACATCGATTGCCGGATCGACGGCATCGGTGCCATGCAGCTCAAGTCGGCGTTCGTCAGGAAGGCCTAG